Proteins encoded together in one Thermodesulfobacteriota bacterium window:
- a CDS encoding thioesterase family protein: protein MNDSLRPGLTFDFSFTIPETKTVPYLYPESEEFQMMPKVLATGFMIGLIERACIKFINGYINWPREQSVGIDVKLSHSAATPYGLKVDVKGELIKVEGKKLTFSIVASDGVDVISEGTHERFIVDSERFSSKVEKKRNMSTR, encoded by the coding sequence ATGAACGATTCCTTGAGGCCGGGCTTGACGTTTGATTTCAGTTTTACTATTCCAGAAACGAAGACGGTTCCATATCTGTATCCTGAATCTGAAGAGTTTCAGATGATGCCGAAAGTCCTGGCTACAGGATTTATGATAGGCCTGATCGAGCGGGCGTGCATTAAGTTTATCAATGGTTATATAAACTGGCCAAGGGAACAATCGGTGGGAATAGATGTAAAACTGAGTCATTCTGCGGCGACTCCTTACGGATTGAAGGTCGACGTTAAAGGAGAGCTTATAAAAGTGGAGGGTAAAAAGCTTACCTTTTCTATAGTTGCAAGTGATGGTGTTGATGTTATCTCTGAAGGGACACATGAGAGATTCATAGTTGATTCCGAAAGATTCAGTTCAAAAGTAGAAAAGAAGAGAAATATGAGTACACGCTGA